A stretch of DNA from Streptomyces venezuelae:
GGTCGTCCAGCGCGCCGACCCGGTCGGTGATCTGGCCCTCGGAGGAGAGGGTGATGGGGTCGTCGGCCCGGGCCTGGGGCGCAACCGCCATCGCGACCGCCGCCGCCCAGGCGAGGAGCACCAGCAGCGCCGGCAGCGCCGGCAGGGCACGGAACGCCGCGGGGGCGGGCGTACGGCGCTTCGGCGGATTCACATTTCGGAGAGTATGGGGGGTTTTGTGGCACCGCACCCGGAGGTGATCACGGGGTGTTACCGGGGGTGGGGTGGAGCGGGGAGGCCCGCCCCACCCCACCCGTTCAGGAAGATCGGCGCGGGATCTTGGAGCTCAGCCAGACCAGGGGGTCGTACTTGCGGTCGACCGCGCGTTCCTTCAGGGGGATCAGCGCATTGTCGGTGATCTTGATGCCCTCCGGGCAGACCTCGGTGCAGCACTTGGTGATGTTGCAGTAGCCCAGGCCGTGTTCCTCCTGGGCCGTCCGCTTGCGGTCAAGGCCCGCTTGGGACGCGGCGTCGAGCGGGTGCATGTCCAGTTCGGCGACCCGCATCAGGAAGCGGGGGCCGGCGAAGGCCGGCTTGTTCTCCTCGTGGTCGCGCACCACATGGCAGGTGTCCTGGCACAGGAAGCACTCGATGCACTTCCGGAACTCCTGTGAGCGGTCGACGTCGACCTGCTGCATCCGGTACTCGCCCGGTGCCACCCCCTGCGGCGGCACGAAGGACGGGATCTCACGCGCCTTCTGGTAGTTGAAGGACACGTCCGTGACCAGGTCGCGGATGACCGGGAAGGCCCGCAGGGGGGTGATCGTCACCAGCTCGTCGCGGGAGAAGGTGGACATGCGGGTCATGCACATCAGGCGCGGCCGGCCGTTGATCTCCGCGCTGCACGAACCGCACTTGCCCGCCTTGCAGTTCCAGCGGACCGCCAGGTCCGAGGCCTGGGTGGCCTGCAGCCGGTGGACGATGTCCAGGACCACCTCGCCCTCGTGCACCTCGACGGTGAAGTCCGTCAGCTCCCCGCCGTCCGCATCGCCCCGCCAGATCCGGAAGCGCGCGTCGTAGCCAGTGCCGGTACCGGTTGCAGTCACTCGTACAGCTCCTCTTCGGCGAGGTACTTGACCAGCTCTTCCTTCTCGAAGAGGGCCAGCAGGTCGGGGCGGATGGGCTCGGTACGGGTGCGGACCAGGCGGATGCGGTCGGCGGCCGGGTCGGCGGGGGTCGGGTCGACGGGGTGGCAGACCAGGTTGACCGGCCGCCAGTCGCGGTCCATCGCCGGGCAGTCCTCGCGGGTGTGGCCGCCGCGGCTCTCGGTGCGCTCCAGCGCGGCCCGGGCCACGCATTCGCTGACCAGCAGCATGTTCCGCAGGTCCAGGGCCAGGTGCCAGCCCGGGTTGAACTGGCGGTGCCCCTCGACCCCGGCGCGGGCGGCACGGACCCGCAGGGCCCGCAGCCGGCCGAGGGCCTGCTGCATCTCGCCCTCCCGGCGGATGATGCCCACCAGGTCGTTCATGGTCTGCTGGAGCTCCTGGTGGAGGGTGTACGGGTTCTCCGCGCCCTCGTCCGCGTGGAAGGGGGCCAGGGCCTCGGCCGCCGCCTCGTCCACCTGGGACTGCGAGACCGCGGGCCGGGCGCGCTCCGCCGCGTGTTCCGTCGCGTACTCCGCCGCGTGCTGCCCCGCCCGGCGGCCGAAGACGAGCAGGTCGGAGAGGGAGTTGCCGCCCAGGCGGTTCGAGCCGTGCATGCCGCCGGCCACCTCCCCGGCCGCGAACAGGCCCGGTACGCCGACGGTGGCGGCGGTGTCGGAGTCGACCGCGATCCCGCCCATCACGTAGTGGCAGGTCGGGCCGACCTCCATGGGTTCGGCGGTGATGTCCACGTCCGCCAGTTCCTTGAACTGGTGGTACATCGACGGCAGCCGGCGCTTGATCTTCTCGGCCGGCATCCGGGTGGACACGTCCAGGTAGACGCCGCCGTGCGGGGTGCCCCGGCCCGCCTTGACCTCGGAGTTGATGGCGCGGGCCACCTCGTCGCGGGGGAGCAGTTCGGGGGGCCGCCGGTTGTTGTCCGGGTCCTCGTACCAGCGGTCGCCCTCGGCCTCCGACTCGGCGTACTTCTCCTTGAAGACGTCCGGGACGTAGTCGAACATGAACCGCCGGCCCTCGCTGTTGCGCAGGACGCCGCCGTCGCCGCGGACGGACTCCGTGACGAGGATGCCCTTGACCGACGGGGGCCAGACCATGCCGGTCGGGTGGAACTGCACGAACTCCATGTTGAGGAGCGGCGCCCCGGCGAGGAGGGCCAGGGCGTGGCCGTCGCCGGTGTACTCCCAGGAGTTGGAGGTGGTCTTGAAGGACTTGCCGATGCCACCGGTGGCCAGCACGACGGCCGGGGCCTCCAGGACGAAGAAACGGCCGGATTCGCGTTCGTAGCAGAAGGTGCCCGAGACCTTCTCGCCGTCCTTCAAGACACGGGTGACCGTGCATTCCTGGAAGACCTTCAGGCGGGCCTCGTAGTCCCCGTACTCCGCGAAGTCCTGCTGCTGGAGCTGGACGATCTTCTGCTGGAGGGTGCGGATCAGCTCCAGGCCGGTCCGGTCGCCCACATGGGCCAGCCGCGGGTACTCGTGGCCGCCGAAGTTGCGCTGGGAGATCCTCCCGTCGGGCGTGCGGTCGAACAGCGCGCCCCAGGTCTCCAGTTCCCAGACCCGGTCCGGTGCCTCCTTCGCGTGCAGCTCGGCCATCCGCCACTGGTTGAGGAACTTCCCGCCGCGCATGGTGTCGCGGAAGTGGACCTGCCAGTTGTCGCCCTCGTTGACATTGCCCATGGAGGCGGCGATGCCGCCCTCGGCCATCACCGTGTGGGCCTTGCCGAACAGGGACTTGCAGATCACCGCGGTACGGGCACCCCGCTCGCGGGCCTCGATCGCGGCACGCAGCCCGGCGCCTCCCGCGCCGACCACGACCACGTCCCACTGCTGCCGGTCGACTTGAGCCATGTCAGAAGATCCTCGGGTCGGTGATCGCGCCGGTGGCGAGCAGGTACACGTACAGGTCGCAGAGCGCCACGCTGACCAGTGAGGCCCAGGCCAGCTGTGCGTGACGGGAGTTGAGCTTCCCGGCCCATCCCCACATCCGGTAGCGCACCGGGTGCTTCGAGAAGTGCCGCAGCCGGCCGCCGATGATGTGCCGGCAGGAGTGGCAGGACAGGGTGTACGCCCAGATCAGCACGCTGTTGGCGAGGAAGATCAAGGTGCCGAGGCCCATGTGGCCCCACTCGTACTGATCGTTTCGGAAGGTCAGCACGGTGTCGTAGGTGAGGATGGCCGCGACCGGCACCGCCGCGTAGAAGAAGTAGCGGTGCATGTTCTGGAAGATCAGCGGGAAGCGGGTCTCACCGGTGTACTTCGCGTGCGGTTCGGCGACCGCGCAGGCCGGGGGCGAGGCCCAGAAGCCCCGGTAGTAGGCCTTGCGGTAGTAGTAGCAGGTCAGCCGGAAACCGAGCGGGAAGACCAGGATCAGCAGGGCGGGGGAGAGGACCCACCAGCTGCCGAAGATCTCCCAGTTGGGGCCGTCCTTCATGGGGACGCAGTTCTCCGCCAGACAGGGCGAGTAGAACGGCGAGACGTACGGTGCCGCGTAGTAGTCGGCGTTCGCGAAGGCCCGCCAGGTCGAGTAGACGATGAAGGCGAGCAGTCCGGCCGCGGTGGCGGCGGGGGCCAGCCACCAGCGGTCGGTGCGAAGGTGCCGGGCCGCGATCGCGGCCCGGGAGGCGTCCTGGACGCCGGTCAGCTGACGGGGTGGTTCAGTGCCTGTGGCCAAAGGGAACTCCGGGAGGAGTGGTCAGGGGTGGCCCAGGAGACCCAGCCGCCGGTCGGTGGGCGGCTGGGCCTGATGGGGTGCGTGTGTTCGGTTGGTGATGCCGTGATGCTGTGAATCCGTGGTGCTCGGCGGGTGGCCGGTCAGGGTGCGCGGCGATCTCGGGCGCCGAGGCCCTCGTCGTCGGTGTCCGTCCACAGCGCGTTGTCGTACGGCGTGTCCGGGATGGAGACCATCCGGGACGCGTCCGGCGCCTTGGGGGCGGTCGGTGCTTGCCTGGCGACGTCCTGCTCCAGCCGCTCGACCGAGCGGATCAGATCGTTCAGGTTGCGCCGTACGGCCGTCAAATCGTCCTGCAGGGACATGACTTGCCCTCACTTCCGCAGGTTGCGGTGGCAACGCTCATGTGCGCCTGCGAGTGTTGCGCCTCACGTCCCCTGTTGTGAA
This window harbors:
- a CDS encoding succinate dehydrogenase/fumarate reductase iron-sulfur subunit, which gives rise to MTATGTGTGYDARFRIWRGDADGGELTDFTVEVHEGEVVLDIVHRLQATQASDLAVRWNCKAGKCGSCSAEINGRPRLMCMTRMSTFSRDELVTITPLRAFPVIRDLVTDVSFNYQKAREIPSFVPPQGVAPGEYRMQQVDVDRSQEFRKCIECFLCQDTCHVVRDHEENKPAFAGPRFLMRVAELDMHPLDAASQAGLDRKRTAQEEHGLGYCNITKCCTEVCPEGIKITDNALIPLKERAVDRKYDPLVWLSSKIPRRSS
- a CDS encoding fumarate reductase/succinate dehydrogenase flavoprotein subunit translates to MAQVDRQQWDVVVVGAGGAGLRAAIEARERGARTAVICKSLFGKAHTVMAEGGIAASMGNVNEGDNWQVHFRDTMRGGKFLNQWRMAELHAKEAPDRVWELETWGALFDRTPDGRISQRNFGGHEYPRLAHVGDRTGLELIRTLQQKIVQLQQQDFAEYGDYEARLKVFQECTVTRVLKDGEKVSGTFCYERESGRFFVLEAPAVVLATGGIGKSFKTTSNSWEYTGDGHALALLAGAPLLNMEFVQFHPTGMVWPPSVKGILVTESVRGDGGVLRNSEGRRFMFDYVPDVFKEKYAESEAEGDRWYEDPDNNRRPPELLPRDEVARAINSEVKAGRGTPHGGVYLDVSTRMPAEKIKRRLPSMYHQFKELADVDITAEPMEVGPTCHYVMGGIAVDSDTAATVGVPGLFAAGEVAGGMHGSNRLGGNSLSDLLVFGRRAGQHAAEYATEHAAERARPAVSQSQVDEAAAEALAPFHADEGAENPYTLHQELQQTMNDLVGIIRREGEMQQALGRLRALRVRAARAGVEGHRQFNPGWHLALDLRNMLLVSECVARAALERTESRGGHTREDCPAMDRDWRPVNLVCHPVDPTPADPAADRIRLVRTRTEPIRPDLLALFEKEELVKYLAEEELYE